The genomic region ACGTCGTCCTCAGCGATGAGGATGTTCGCACCGAGGCTGACGACACCGCCGGCGGCGAGGGCGATCCACGGGAACGCGCCCGAGGGGCGGCCGGCCCGCCGGTCGGCGAGGATCGCCAAGGTGGCGACGACCTCGATGCCGTCGACCGTCAGCGGGAAGGCGTGTGCCTTCCAGCCGTGCTCCCCGCGCGATTCGGCGAGTTCGCGGAGGTGGTCGTAGCTGACCGCACCGGCGACACCCGCCAGTCCGAGGGTGGTCAGGGTGGCTGCAGTGGTGATGACGAGGTCAGTCAGGGACCGTCCCGGTCCGACCGGGCGGGCGGTTCGCCGAAGTACGACGTCGATTGCCGTGACGGCGATGGCGACGGCGATGCCCACGAGGACGAGTCGGATGTCCATCAGCGACCCGCCCGTCGTCGCGACGGTGCGGCCCCGATGTCACGGGTCGGTCGGGTGAGGCTGCGTGAAGTGTCGAGTGTCGTGACATACCCCTGTCGGGCGATCGTCCAAGCGACGACGTCCACCGCGGGGCCGCTGTCCTCCTGGCGGCCCGAAGTTGTACCGGCGGCCTGTCCATACGGGGTCGCGGAGGTAAGCAGGCCGGGCGCGATGGTGACGAGTTGGCCACGCGTTCGGGTGTTCAATCGCATCAGGTTGCGCCTTCCAGAAGGGCGGTGCCGGCGCCTCCAGGGCGCCGGCACCGCACATCGGTGTGATCCGGCGCCCAGGGGCGCACCTGGTGGTGCGTCACCCCGGGTGCGGGCGTGGAGAACGCGGTCGTCAGTCGGTGCTTAAGTCGTACTCGCGGTGGTGGACGGGCACCACGTCGACCCCGCGGATCTTGTCGATGTGGGCGCGTGCGACCTCGAGGCGGTCCAGGTCGTTCGCTACGACGTCGACCGCGACGGAGATGGCGCCTCGTGGGTCGAGGGCCTTGACTTCGACGACGAGTGGCACCACGAAGACGATCCGATAGTGGGAACCTCGCTCTCCGCTGACGTTGCTGGTCGGCGGCGTCTCGCCGGGCGCGCGCAGCCGCAGCTGCCACTGTTTGGTCGGGTGGACGGATGCGTCCCGTAGGCAACGAAGTTCGACGCGGAGGAGGCGCTCTGCGGCGGTTACGGCCTCGTCGCTGCTGGCCGCGTCCGTCTCGATGGCAAGCGGGGTGTGGACGGTGGCTTCGAAGTGGGTCCGCAGTGGCGGGGGCATGGTCAGGTAGCGCAGGGCGTCGTTCGCGTCCGGAACGGTCAATGCTCCGGTGTTGACCGCGAAGATGATCCAGCGTCGAACCAGGTCGACGAACTGCCGGTAGCGTTCCTCGATGGCCGCGCTGCTGTCGCGGATCTCGTGATCGGCCAAGGTGAGTGCGCCGCGAAGCGCGGCGATCAGATCGGTGTCGGCTTGCCGGACGAGGACCATCTGTTGGGCGACGAGGTCGGCGGCGACGCGGACAGCGTCCACGTCGGGGGCGACGGTGCGGGAGTGCTGGAAGCCGGCATACAGCAGGTCGAGGATCTCCTCGGCGCCCCAACGGGCCTGCTGCACCACGGTGGCGGCGGCCGAGTCAGTGGGTGGGTTGATCACGGTGCTGCTCCCCTCCTGATCGCGGCGGATCATGGGCGGTCGGTGTGCTGGGCAACCCAGGTCTGCCAGTCCTGAAGGACGGATGGGGGGATGCCCGCGCGGAGCCCGTCTAGGACGAGCAGTGCCATCCCGTAGTTCGGATCGGCGGTCAGCGCGCGATGCGCCGCGATGTCGGCCAGCGCACCATTCCCCTGCAGCCAGGCGGTGAAGGCCAGCAGGCTGGCTGGCGCCGCGACCAGGTCCGGGTCGGCACGCCGGGTTAGGTCCCGCCACAGTTCGAGGTGCCACTCCTCGCGGCTGGCGGTCAGCCAGGCATGGTCCCGCACGGTGATGGTGCTGAGTAGCGTGGTGAGCCAGGCGACCTCGTCATCCGTGCACTGCTGGCCGCTCCGGTACCGGTTGGCCGCCTCCGTCAACGCTGCCTGTCCTTCGGCCTCGATGGCGCTGAGACTGGCCGGTAGGTCCGCCAGCCGTCGGCGGGCGCGGTCGGTTGCTTCGGTCATGGCGGCACGGAGGGCACCGCCTGCGGGTGCGATGGAGGCCGCGAGGCTTGCGCGGTCCGCGAACGGACTGGATCCGGATACCACGGCCCGTACCGACAGTGGGCTGGCGACCGCGTCGTAGCGGGTGCCCTCGGGTGAGCAGCACGTCGGGTTGTCGCACAGGTAGGACCAGTACCTGCCATCGGTGACGCGTAGCGCGTCGTAAACCTGCAGGCCGGCGACGGTGAGTACCGCACGGGCAGCGTCGACCGCCGGTGTGGCGAGATCTTCCGGCCCGTAGGCGGCGATCACCACGTGGGTCGCTTGGACCTGGTCGAGGGCCGGCAACGCCTGTGCGATGTCGTCCAGTCCAGCGGGCAGATCTCCCCGGGTGACAAGGGCGACCTTCGCCCCGGCGATCGCGATCAGGACGATGCTGTTTGTCGGGTGGAATCCGACCAGGTGCGGCACGGCAGCGAGCATCTCTGCGGCCGAACGCACCGGCAGGATGGAGTTGTCGGGGCTGGTCATTGTGTTTCCTTCCGATTCGGATCCACCACGCGAGAGCGGGTGGACTGGAGTGGGACTGCGCGGCCTGATCGAGTTCGGTCAGGTGTTGGCGGACGCGTATGGCTCCGCCGGGAGCGCGCCCGAGCGCGAGCGTGTGTTCCCGGTCCGGGTACGCATGGAGGTGCGCGTCGACGGCTGCGCGCAGAGGGATGCCTTGTCGCCGGACGAAGCCAGGCGAGCACGCCCCCGACGCACTGCCGTCGGCGCGAGCGGAATCACGGCCGGGGCGGGGTGATCTCCACGTGCAGGTCCCCGGTGAACCCGGTGGCGAAGGTCATCCGGAGTCGGTTCATGTCCAGGCGCTGAATTTCTCGAAGTCCGTTGCGGTCGGTCATCCAGCGTGAGCAGCGCATGGCATTGCCGATTTCCGCGACGACCAGATCGAGGTCTGGCGCGATCGGCGGAATCGGATCCAGACCCAGGTGACGGCGGCTGTCGGCGGCCCAGATTTCGTCGGTAGTGATCCAGTGACCGTCGCGGTGTCGGAACTCCACAGCGTCGGCGGGCGCGTTCTGTGCCCGGGCCAGGTCGAGCAGATAGGCCAGGTAGTCGGGGGCAGAGCCGCGCATGCGGCCCCAGGCACGGATGTACGGGTAGTCCTCGTTACGGCCAGAGGCGTCGTCAGTCATCGAGGTTGGTCCCTTCAGAGCGAGCAGCCCGGGACCGCGAGCGGCGATCCCGGGCTGCAAGGTCGGCTTTTGTGTGCTGGCCGGCACCGCCCGCAGCCACGGCCGGGACGCAGCGCCTGGTCCTGCGATTGCACAGCGGGGCGGCATTCGCTTGGGCCAGTGGAGGGGGTGCGAGGTACCCCGTAGGTCTGGGCGTTCGGCTCACGGCACCTGCTACTGCTTGTTGCAGGCCGTCAGCGACGCCATGCTTCCTTGGCGCCCTCTACGCGGAGCGCTTCAACCGCGGCGACGACTGCAGCCTCGATCGTGTCGAACGATGCTGCGCGCGCCCCGCCGTCGATGTAGAGCGGGAAGTCGACCCCGGTGGCGCGGTTGTGGACGCGTACGTACCAGCCGAATTTGCCGTCGGGTGGGGACAGGTAGCTGGTGGCGTTGACAGCCGGTGCATCGATGGCGACGACGCACCGGGCACCGTCGGTCTGGTGGCGGCGGGCGGCCCACCCCTCCGGGACCAGCCGTTGCGCCTCAGGCAGATGCTCGTCAACGAGGTCGACGGAGTGGGCAATGTCCCGCTCGTTCTCCGCCGCGCACCGACGATGTTCGTGATCGGCGAAGCTGACCCACGTGCCGGACCCGGCATCGATGACGAGGTACGTTTCGCAGGCTTCACACCACGGCAGGCCGTGGCGCCGCAGTCTGCTGAGGGTCTGGCACCGCGAGCAGACGATGTCAGTCATGAACCTGACCCCGCGCTGGCTCCTCCTCCGCAGCATCCGACTGATCGTGGCCATGGACGTGGACTGGTAGGGGTGGGAAATTGCTGAGGCGTCCGTGCCCTTCGGCGACCTGCTCGATGGCCGCGATGATCAGGGCAGCGACCTCCGTCGGGCTGGTGTGGTCCGGCACCGCAATGGTCCAGACGCCGTCGTCCGGGCCAATATGGAACTCGCTCGTGTCGGCGACCGGCTCCCGATGATCGGGTCTTGCGAACCAGCCGGGGCCGGCGGTGACCGCCCAGCGGGCGTCCCCGTTCTGTTCGGTGTGTTGGCTTCCGGCGTAGATGGTGGCGGTATTCCCACCCGAGTTGTCGATGTGTGCGTGATGGCCATGTCTGACGATCTCGACGACCACGGCCTGCATGTCGAAGCGGGTGGGCTGCTGCCCGTCGTTGAAGGCGTCGCGCAGTTCGGCAAGCAGGCCGTCGTCGATCTGCTCCGGCAGCACGACACTCTGGCTACGTCGGGCGGCCGCCCACAGTTCGTCGTCGGTGGGCAGCGGGGTGCCGTTTCTAGCATTGATTTCACCCGCTGCCCTGACGAGCTCGAGCAGGTCGAGCCAGTTCGGGAAGGCGTTCATGTCGTCGTTCGCTCGGGTGAGCGTCGCTCGGCCAGGTGTCCGACGACGTCGGTGACGTCACGGACCAGACGCACCCGCGGCGTCTCGCGCAGCGCCTCGTGACAGCCGACGGAAAGGGCGGAGGTCACCGGACCGGGCACCGCCATCACAGGTCGGCCGAGGGCATCGGCCTGCGCCAGGACGGCCCGGGCGCCGCTGCGGAGGGCGGCCTCCACGAGCACACATCCGCCGGTCATCGCCGCCAGGTAGGCCCCGTTGACGGCGATGCGGCTTCGGTACGGCGCGCTGCCGGGCGGCCAGGCGCTGATGAGAGAG from Micromonospora profundi harbors:
- a CDS encoding DUF4192 domain-containing protein — its product is MTSPDNSILPVRSAAEMLAAVPHLVGFHPTNSIVLIAIAGAKVALVTRGDLPAGLDDIAQALPALDQVQATHVVIAAYGPEDLATPAVDAARAVLTVAGLQVYDALRVTDGRYWSYLCDNPTCCSPEGTRYDAVASPLSVRAVVSGSSPFADRASLAASIAPAGGALRAAMTEATDRARRRLADLPASLSAIEAEGQAALTEAANRYRSGQQCTDDEVAWLTTLLSTITVRDHAWLTASREEWHLELWRDLTRRADPDLVAAPASLLAFTAWLQGNGALADIAAHRALTADPNYGMALLVLDGLRAGIPPSVLQDWQTWVAQHTDRP